CTGTTACTAGCTTTATTGATACTGCCGTCCACGTTCGTCTTTAATTCGGCTACTTGACTTTCCAGCGTACCTAGAAACTCATTCTTTCGAGCAAGTTGTAATACTTTAGCCGAAAGCTCTTTTTTCTTTGAATCAAGCTCCATCTCTGCCTTTTCTCTCCTTTCGGCTTCTAGAGCTTTTTCTTTTTCGTAAAGTTGTTTATCCTTTTTACGTTTTTGGTATAAAGAAAACGCAAGGGATAATAAGGCAACTAGACCAGCAACTAAAGCCCATATTCTCCAAGTATTTATTGCATTAGTTTTGGTCAATAATTGAATTTCAGCATCTTTTTTAACGGTCTCATATTTTGATTGCAGCTCATTAATTTGTTTGGTTTTTGCAAGATTAAACAAACTGTCGTTTAAAACTTGAAATGCCTCCATTTCTGACAAGGCCAAGTCCGTTTCTCCTGTTTTTTGGTAAATTTCTTTTGCAACTTTATGAGCATCCATTTGTAACTCCACCGAACCAATTTCTGTGGCCATTTGACGTCCCTTACCAATTTCTAACTTTGCTTTTTGAATATTTCTTAAATTCAAAAGTGTCCTTGCATAATTGATATGAAGGTCAGCCTCAAACAAAGCATTTTTCACTTTTTTAGAAATTTCTAACGCTGCATCAAAGCTTTCTTTAGCAAGTTGAAACTTTTTCATTTCGTTGTAAAGAATTCCAAGATTACCCAGAACTGCCATCTCCCCTCTTGGAAAATCTAATTCTTTACTCATTTTTAAGGCTTTTTGATATGCTATCAATGCCTTTTCATATTGCTTTCCTTTCTTGTACGAAACCCCGATATTGCTTTCAACGTTAAAACTTGCAAAGGGTAAGTTTTCATTTTCGAAAATGACCAAAGCTTCATTAAATAACTCAATTGACTTATCTAGGTTTCCAATTTTGGTATGAATTACCCCCATTGAGGACAATGCATAACCCGCATACTCAGAGTAGTTTACACTTTTGCAATAGTCATAACATTTTTTAGCGTCCAGCATTGCTTCATCTAACCTATCTAGATCAATATACATGTCTGATATCCTTAAGTAGGTATCCGCTAGGTTAAAGGTATCGTCCAA
This portion of the Spirosomataceae bacterium TFI 002 genome encodes:
- a CDS encoding Tetratricopeptide repeat-containing protein, whose product is MIAKSTYKLFIFFGLLFLSSSHVLAQSEETLKANISKQREIQYYDNAQSIKMAIENVKLAKKLKSSKLGQTLGNLADAYYDAEQIDSVNKYLSLAIAENKRENNQKRLARNFVFQGTLESDKGNKLKAIEWYEIAMEKFIALDDTFNLADTYLRISDMYIDLDRLDEAMLDAKKCYDYCKSVNYSEYAGYALSSMGVIHTKIGNLDKSIELFNEALVIFENENLPFASFNVESNIGVSYKKGKQYEKALIAYQKALKMSKELDFPRGEMAVLGNLGILYNEMKKFQLAKESFDAALEISKKVKNALFEADLHINYARTLLNLRNIQKAKLEIGKGRQMATEIGSVELQMDAHKVAKEIYQKTGETDLALSEMEAFQVLNDSLFNLAKTKQINELQSKYETVKKDAEIQLLTKTNAINTWRIWALVAGLVALLSLAFSLYQKRKKDKQLYEKEKALEAERREKAEMELDSKKKELSAKVLQLARKNEFLGTLESQVAELKTNVDGSINKASNRISKMIKRDIDSDKQWEQFSQEFSSIHHGFLNRLAEKYGTFTKSEVRLISLLKMNMNSKEIADIMGISDDGVKKARYRLRKKMNVEESDIQGFLLSF